Proteins from a single region of Haemorhous mexicanus isolate bHaeMex1 chromosome 4, bHaeMex1.pri, whole genome shotgun sequence:
- the SLC25A4 gene encoding ADP/ATP translocase 1, which yields MGDQALSFVKDFLAGGIAAAVSKTAVAPIERVKLLLQVQHASKQITADKQYKGIVDCIVRIPKEQGIASFWRGNLANVIRYFPTQALNFAFKDKYKQIFLGGVDKHKQFWRYFAGNLASGGAAGATSLCFVYPLDFARTRLAADVGKGATEREFSGLGDCIVKIFKSDGLKGLYQGFSVSVQGIIIYRAAYFGVYDTAKGMLPDPKNVHIIVSWMIAQSVTAVAGLVSYPFDTVRRRMMMQSGRKGADIMYKGTIDCWRKIAKDEGSKAFFKGAWSNVLRGMGGAFVLVLYDEIKKYV from the exons ATGGGTGACCAAGCGCTCAGCTTCGTCAAGGACTTTCTGGCCGGCGGGATCGCCGCCGCTGTCTCCAAGACGGCTGTCGCCCCCATCGAGAGAGTGAagttgctgctgcag gTCCAGCATGCCAGCAAACAGATTACGGCCGATAAGCAGTACAAGGGCATCGTGGACTGCATAGTCCGCATCCCCAAGGAGCAGGGCATCGCCTCCTTCTGGAGAGGCAACTTGGCCAATGTCATCCGGTACTTCCCCACCCAGGCCCTTAACTTCGCCTTCAAGGACAAGTACAAGCAGATCTTCCTGGGCGGAGTGGACAAGCACAAGCAGTTCTGGCGCTACTTCGCAGGAAACCTTGCGTCCGGGGGTGCCGCGGGAGCCACCTCCCTCTGCTTCGTCTACCCGCTGGATTTTGCCAGGACCCGGCTGGCGGCTGATGTGGGCAAAGGAGCCACCGAGAGGGAGTTCTCTGGCCTGGGCGACTGCATTGTCAAGATCTTTAAGTCTGATGGCTTGAAGGGCTTGTACCAAGGATTTAGTGTGTCTGTCCAGGGCATCATCATCTACAGAGCAGCCTATTTTGGGGTATACGATACAGCCAAGG GTATGTTGCCTGATCCAAAGAATGTGCACATCATAGTGAGCTGGATGATTGCCCAGAGTGTCACTGCAGTGGCAGGGCTGGTTTCTTATCCTTTTGATACTGTGCGACGTAGGATGATGATGCAGTCCGGCCGAAAGGGAG CTGATATTATGTATAAGGGCACAATTGATTGCTGGAGGAAGATAGCTAAAGACGAAGGATCCAAAGCGTTCTTCAAGGGTGCCTGGTCGAATGTGTTGAGAGGCATGGGCGGAGCTTTTGTATTGGTACTTTATGATGAAATCAAGAAGTATGTCTAA